A DNA window from Paenibacillus andongensis contains the following coding sequences:
- the spoVB gene encoding stage V sporulation protein B, whose amino-acid sequence MTKQSFIRGTMILLAAGILNRILGFIPRITLPRVIGAEGIGIYHMGWPFLSVILTIITGGIPVAIAKLIAEAEAEHNETRIRSILKISLAITICLSIVFTIACVVGASWITSHLLTDSRVYYTFLCMSPMIPIIGISAVYRGYFQGRQNMIPTATSQIMETLIRIVMVLVCSYVMIPYGIEYAAAGAMMGVLAGEIGGLVVLAIHFKYDKKASPKAPIAQIGANKTNGRLTNFRRIMRIAIPITGSKLIGASSYLFESILIAQSLAIAGISTSLATAQYGALQGMIIPIILLPSALTMSLSVSLVPSLSEALARKDIKTIHMRLHQALKLALVTGAPFAVLMFVLAEPICTYMYNQPDVGVMLKMMAPIAIFIYFQAPLQSALQALNKPGAALINTLIGSSVKLILIYWLASKPEMGIHGAVFAINVNIVLVTLLHWNSVVRLLKFRMEGSDFGKIGAAMALSGLCSYFVMYTPWTSTDWLRFLTSFLIGFIVYLMFITVFRLISLKDISRLMNMGKKIIR is encoded by the coding sequence GTGACCAAGCAGTCGTTTATTAGAGGCACGATGATCCTGTTAGCCGCAGGCATTTTGAACCGTATTCTTGGCTTCATACCTAGAATTACATTACCGCGTGTCATCGGTGCTGAAGGTATCGGTATTTATCATATGGGCTGGCCATTCTTGTCCGTCATCTTAACTATTATAACAGGTGGGATACCTGTCGCAATTGCTAAGTTGATAGCAGAAGCAGAGGCTGAACACAACGAAACGAGAATCCGCAGTATTCTAAAAATTTCGTTAGCCATTACCATTTGTCTCAGTATCGTATTTACGATCGCTTGTGTTGTAGGAGCTTCGTGGATTACATCTCATTTATTAACAGACTCACGAGTTTACTACACATTCCTGTGTATGAGTCCAATGATCCCGATCATCGGAATCTCCGCTGTGTATCGCGGCTATTTTCAGGGAAGACAGAATATGATCCCTACCGCTACTTCTCAAATTATGGAGACACTCATCCGTATTGTCATGGTTCTCGTTTGTTCGTATGTCATGATCCCCTATGGGATCGAATATGCAGCAGCCGGGGCAATGATGGGTGTCCTAGCAGGAGAAATTGGCGGCCTCGTCGTCTTAGCCATCCATTTCAAGTACGACAAGAAAGCATCTCCCAAAGCTCCTATCGCGCAAATTGGTGCGAATAAAACGAATGGCCGGCTTACAAATTTTCGTAGGATTATGCGAATTGCTATCCCTATAACAGGCAGTAAATTGATTGGGGCAAGCTCCTACCTGTTTGAATCCATTCTGATTGCACAAAGTCTAGCGATTGCCGGTATTTCAACTTCATTGGCTACAGCCCAATATGGTGCCTTACAAGGGATGATTATCCCCATCATACTTCTGCCTAGCGCTCTTACGATGTCATTGTCGGTCTCGCTCGTTCCCTCTTTAAGTGAAGCCCTTGCCCGTAAAGATATCAAAACGATTCACATGCGGCTGCATCAAGCCTTGAAACTGGCTTTAGTAACCGGCGCTCCATTCGCTGTTCTTATGTTCGTTCTGGCTGAACCGATCTGTACCTACATGTACAATCAACCCGATGTAGGGGTCATGTTGAAAATGATGGCTCCTATCGCGATATTTATTTATTTTCAAGCTCCGTTACAGTCCGCCTTGCAGGCATTGAATAAGCCAGGAGCCGCTTTAATCAACACCTTGATTGGCTCATCTGTTAAGCTTATTCTTATCTATTGGTTAGCCAGCAAGCCGGAAATGGGCATACACGGAGCTGTTTTTGCCATCAATGTGAACATCGTCTTGGTAACGCTTCTGCATTGGAATAGTGTTGTACGCCTGTTGAAATTTCGTATGGAAGGCAGTGATTTCGGTAAAATTGGAGCGGCTATGGCGCTTTCCGGGCTCTGCAGTTACTTCGTCATGTACACGCCTTGGACTTCAACCGATTGGCTTCGTTTTTTAACCTCATTTCTAATAGGGTTTATTGTGTATTTAATGTTCATTACTGTATTTCGCCTAATTAGCTTAAAGGATATAAGCCGGCTTATGAACATGGGCAAAAAAATCATTCGCTGA
- a CDS encoding DUF421 domain-containing protein, with translation MEILTIFLRTVLIYFVVFLMLRIMGKREIGKLSLFDLVISIMIAEIAVFVIEDTEKPLMDGLVPMTTLVLIQILIAFITLKSRMVRVLFDGKPSVLINKGKIDREEMKKHRYNLDDLMQQLRQNKIINVADVEFAVLEPSGKLSVLERKVKETETKTVEVTKPETAEVSDGIKGTIRYEGLPLPLIMDGKVQDENLDKIGKTRFWLKNQLQAKGVRDFKEVFYFSIDHKGRMFLDRKR, from the coding sequence ATGGAGATTCTGACCATTTTTTTACGTACCGTGCTGATCTATTTTGTTGTTTTTCTCATGTTAAGGATCATGGGGAAACGTGAAATTGGTAAACTTTCGCTGTTTGATCTTGTGATCTCGATTATGATTGCAGAAATTGCAGTCTTTGTTATTGAGGATACCGAGAAACCACTCATGGATGGGCTTGTCCCTATGACAACGCTGGTGCTCATCCAAATCTTAATTGCATTTATTACGTTAAAAAGTAGAATGGTTCGAGTTCTTTTTGACGGAAAACCGAGCGTCTTAATCAACAAAGGTAAGATTGACCGGGAGGAAATGAAGAAGCATCGATATAATTTAGATGATTTGATGCAGCAGCTAAGACAAAATAAGATTATCAATGTGGCAGACGTGGAGTTCGCGGTGTTAGAACCTTCGGGGAAATTAAGTGTATTGGAAAGAAAAGTAAAAGAGACAGAGACAAAGACTGTGGAAGTTACAAAGCCTGAGACAGCCGAAGTCAGTGATGGAATAAAAGGGACGATTCGCTATGAAGGACTTCCGCTGCCTCTCATTATGGATGGTAAAGTGCAAGATGAGAATTTGGATAAAATAGGAAAAACCAGATTTTGGCTGAAAAATCAGCTCCAAGCTAAAGGAGTGCGTGATTTTAAAGAAGTGTTTTACTTCTCCATTGATCATAAAGGGCGAATGTTTCTAGATCGAAAAAGATAA
- a CDS encoding TIGR04086 family membrane protein: MKTVSQVRITSPLFSGLVYSLSMMTIGTIVTSLFLLLTSTQESSLHILTTIIHAVSLFIGGWVSGKRAGNRGWYHGGIVGFVYFILIFLVGFLAFDAGLNLQSLQLLCILFVSGALGGILGVNTQK, encoded by the coding sequence ATGAAAACGGTCAGCCAGGTTCGAATAACGTCTCCTTTATTTTCCGGACTTGTTTATTCATTAAGCATGATGACAATTGGAACCATAGTAACGTCTTTATTTCTTCTTTTAACCAGCACACAAGAGAGCTCTCTGCATATTTTAACTACGATTATTCATGCAGTTTCTTTATTTATTGGTGGCTGGGTTTCAGGCAAAAGAGCTGGAAACCGCGGCTGGTATCATGGGGGTATTGTTGGTTTTGTTTATTTTATCCTCATATTTTTGGTGGGATTTCTTGCATTCGATGCAGGTTTAAATCTTCAATCCCTTCAATTACTATGTATCCTTTTCGTGTCAGGAGCATTAGGTGGAATACTCGGCGTTAACACGCAAAAATAA
- a CDS encoding SpoIID/LytB domain-containing protein, with protein sequence MNWRNKLLTPKRLALITTAALTFGTFPALEPHANAEGIKHLDQIRVALLIDSTKYKKVEPVVTLTASGGLDIAVRNSAGTAAKPWVSIPDASIRMSIDQYSMIMLETMDYTSAKALYAKLAAMPEDSYVLSRVKQGRTLYQVYYGSFPSKEEAEGAAAQALKDTTVAALTKTVPPVVKGPLHWSAGTYADESSALQQVLVFNQAGLDADIAMQEDVAGKLTYSVWVGNEANSGQLEAVKQAALRATPNLPLQPVNTKLSYLLRRSDVTASSNGSISVPHYAAAAGDQKTVIHPKSQGIAVKERADRSYRGDMEISTYHGRLALVNEVPMEQYLYAVVGSELSSGWPSEALKAQAVAARTFAIKQGNRYEIAHVTDTTLDQAYFGIQKEFDAGIQAVDATKDEVISDKNGLISPVFSSNSGGMTADPSEVWGNPSAYLRSVPSPDDGAEKGKAIWYRIQLSDGRTGYVHSMYLKDTGQKGKEGASYYEATEQGVNVRTAPYVDNAANPPIAGLSNKEKVLVLGQEKESNAYSWIRGPYTANEIKSKLAAADVVVSGDLQSLEISKRGPSGRVTELKANGVVVKVPYPDALRTALGGLPSTRFEIVQAGSYTGNTPAPSGLAIAGAESSETSSAGSDSVYVLSGGQSQPTALKITDLTALGTAGQSKPVSSSVAPVTPPNPQTAGQGNQFIFRGTGFGHGLGMSQWGARGYAELGYDYKKILQTYYAGVNITKE encoded by the coding sequence ATGAATTGGAGAAATAAGCTGCTTACCCCTAAGAGATTAGCGTTGATAACGACGGCTGCTTTGACCTTTGGAACATTCCCTGCGCTAGAGCCCCATGCAAATGCAGAGGGGATCAAACATTTGGATCAGATTCGTGTTGCACTTTTGATAGATTCGACGAAATATAAGAAAGTAGAGCCTGTAGTTACCCTTACGGCATCTGGCGGACTGGATATTGCTGTACGTAATTCAGCCGGTACTGCTGCTAAACCGTGGGTCTCGATTCCGGATGCTTCGATTCGCATGTCGATTGATCAGTATAGTATGATTATGCTCGAAACGATGGACTACACATCAGCCAAAGCTTTATATGCTAAATTAGCTGCGATGCCGGAAGATAGTTATGTGTTAAGTAGAGTGAAACAAGGCAGAACTTTGTACCAAGTTTATTACGGCAGCTTCCCTTCTAAGGAAGAAGCCGAGGGCGCAGCGGCGCAAGCGCTTAAAGATACAACTGTTGCGGCGTTAACGAAAACGGTTCCCCCTGTAGTTAAAGGCCCGCTGCATTGGAGTGCGGGTACGTATGCTGATGAGTCATCAGCTTTGCAGCAGGTGCTTGTGTTTAACCAAGCAGGACTGGATGCAGATATTGCAATGCAAGAAGATGTGGCGGGTAAACTAACCTATAGCGTATGGGTTGGTAATGAAGCTAATTCTGGACAATTAGAAGCTGTCAAACAGGCAGCATTACGAGCGACTCCCAATTTGCCTTTACAACCCGTGAATACAAAATTATCCTATTTGCTTCGCAGGTCGGATGTAACGGCTTCCTCCAATGGCTCCATTTCCGTGCCTCATTATGCTGCGGCAGCAGGGGATCAAAAGACGGTGATTCATCCGAAGAGTCAGGGAATTGCAGTCAAGGAGCGTGCTGACCGAAGTTACCGCGGAGACATGGAGATCAGTACCTATCATGGCAGGTTAGCTTTGGTGAATGAAGTGCCGATGGAGCAATATTTATATGCTGTCGTGGGCTCGGAGCTTAGTTCAGGTTGGCCATCAGAGGCGTTGAAGGCACAAGCAGTAGCTGCCCGTACGTTTGCGATCAAACAAGGGAATAGGTATGAGATTGCACACGTTACGGATACAACGTTAGATCAGGCTTACTTTGGGATTCAAAAGGAATTTGATGCGGGAATACAAGCTGTTGATGCTACGAAGGACGAAGTAATATCAGATAAAAATGGACTGATTTCACCTGTATTTTCTTCGAATTCAGGCGGGATGACAGCGGATCCCTCTGAAGTATGGGGGAATCCATCAGCCTATTTGCGCAGTGTGCCAAGCCCTGACGATGGTGCTGAAAAAGGGAAAGCCATCTGGTATCGCATTCAGTTATCCGATGGTCGAACGGGCTACGTGCACAGCATGTACCTCAAAGACACGGGCCAGAAGGGGAAAGAAGGCGCGTCTTACTACGAGGCCACGGAACAAGGTGTGAATGTCCGCACGGCACCGTATGTAGATAATGCGGCTAATCCTCCAATTGCGGGGCTTTCCAATAAAGAGAAAGTGTTAGTACTAGGCCAAGAAAAAGAATCGAATGCCTATTCTTGGATTAGAGGTCCATACACAGCAAATGAGATTAAAAGTAAATTAGCCGCAGCAGATGTAGTTGTAAGCGGAGATCTGCAATCACTTGAAATATCGAAGCGAGGGCCTTCAGGAAGGGTGACCGAACTTAAAGCGAACGGAGTTGTGGTGAAGGTACCTTATCCCGATGCGTTACGTACGGCACTTGGGGGATTACCCAGCACCCGGTTTGAAATTGTACAAGCAGGAAGTTATACTGGTAATACCCCAGCTCCTAGTGGCCTAGCTATTGCTGGTGCAGAAAGTAGTGAGACAAGTAGTGCTGGCTCTGATTCGGTTTATGTGTTGTCTGGTGGTCAGTCACAGCCTACAGCCTTGAAGATAACCGATTTAACGGCTTTAGGTACAGCGGGACAGTCGAAACCAGTGTCTTCGTCGGTAGCCCCAGTGACCCCTCCAAATCCGCAAACGGCAGGTCAAGGCAATCAGTTCATTTTCCGTGGAACAGGCTTTGGACACGGACTTGGCATGTCTCAATGGGGTGCAAGAGGCTATGCCGAATTAGGCTATGATTATAAGAAAATACTTCAGACTTACTATGCTGGAGTCAACATAACTAAGGAATGA
- the yajC gene encoding preprotein translocase subunit YajC, whose amino-acid sequence MFLLAEGTADTGAVGYLYTYGPLVLMFVVLYFLLIRPQQKRQKTRNQMLGGLKKGDKVVTIGGLHGTIMEITDDICVLRVNDATKMTFDRSAINAVSQTTAKE is encoded by the coding sequence ATGTTTCTATTGGCTGAAGGAACTGCCGATACAGGTGCGGTAGGATATTTGTATACATACGGGCCCTTAGTGCTCATGTTCGTTGTTCTCTACTTCCTACTTATTCGTCCACAGCAGAAAAGACAGAAAACCCGTAATCAAATGCTTGGAGGATTGAAAAAAGGGGATAAGGTCGTTACCATTGGTGGGCTTCACGGAACGATTATGGAAATCACAGACGACATTTGTGTACTTCGTGTCAACGATGCGACAAAAATGACATTTGATCGTTCTGCTATCAATGCTGTTTCTCAAACAACAGCAAAAGAATAA
- the tgt gene encoding tRNA guanosine(34) transglycosylase Tgt, producing MAAAVTYEPIKTCKQSGARLGRVHTPHGVIETPAFMPVGTQATVKTMSPEELKTMDAHIILSNTYHLFIRPGHDIVKAAGGLHKFMNWDRPILTDSGGFQVFSLSDMRKITEEGVQFKSHLNGDKLFLSPEKAMEIQNALGSDIMMAFDECPPFPAEYEYVKKSLERTTRWAERCLQSHSRPNDQGLFAIIQGGMHEDLRRLSAEQLTSMDFPGYAIGGLSVGEPKHLMYEVLDYTTPLMPANKPRYLMGVGSPDALIEGSIRGIDMFDCVLPTRIARNGTCMTSEGRLVIRNAKHATDFGPLDPKCTCYTCTNYSRAYIRHLIKADETFGIRLTTIHNLHFLLQLMREVREAIKEDRLLDFRDDFFAAYGLNDNERGF from the coding sequence TTGGCAGCAGCAGTTACTTACGAACCAATCAAAACATGTAAACAATCCGGAGCACGTCTTGGACGCGTTCACACCCCTCACGGTGTCATTGAAACCCCCGCCTTCATGCCAGTTGGCACACAGGCGACGGTCAAGACAATGAGCCCTGAGGAATTGAAGACGATGGATGCTCATATTATTTTAAGTAATACATATCATCTCTTCATCAGACCGGGCCATGATATTGTGAAAGCCGCTGGCGGTTTGCATAAATTCATGAATTGGGACCGACCTATTTTGACAGACAGCGGCGGGTTTCAAGTATTCAGTCTAAGTGACATGCGTAAGATTACAGAAGAAGGCGTACAGTTTAAGTCTCACTTGAATGGGGACAAGCTGTTTCTTTCCCCAGAGAAAGCCATGGAGATTCAGAATGCGCTTGGTTCAGATATTATGATGGCATTTGACGAATGTCCGCCTTTCCCAGCAGAATACGAATATGTGAAGAAATCACTTGAGCGTACAACGCGTTGGGCTGAGCGCTGTCTGCAAAGTCATAGTCGACCGAATGATCAAGGATTGTTTGCTATCATTCAAGGAGGCATGCATGAAGATCTTCGCAGGTTGAGTGCCGAGCAGTTGACTTCCATGGATTTCCCGGGGTATGCTATTGGTGGACTGAGTGTTGGAGAACCTAAGCATTTGATGTACGAAGTACTGGATTATACAACACCTCTTATGCCTGCGAACAAACCTCGCTATTTGATGGGTGTAGGTTCGCCAGATGCTTTAATTGAAGGCTCTATCCGCGGTATCGATATGTTTGATTGCGTATTGCCAACAAGGATAGCCAGGAATGGGACATGTATGACTAGCGAAGGCCGGCTTGTTATTCGTAATGCTAAGCATGCGACCGACTTTGGTCCGCTGGACCCCAAATGTACATGTTATACCTGTACCAACTACAGCCGGGCTTATATTCGTCATTTAATTAAAGCGGATGAGACCTTCGGAATCAGATTGACTACCATTCATAACCTTCACTTTCTACTACAGCTTATGCGTGAAGTCAGAGAAGCTATTAAGGAAGATCGTTTACTTGATTTCCGCGATGACTTCTTTGCAGCATATGGGCTGAATGATAATGAAAGAGGATTCTAA
- the queA gene encoding tRNA preQ1(34) S-adenosylmethionine ribosyltransferase-isomerase QueA: MDVEAFDFELPESLIAQTPLLNRTASRLLTLNKQSGEISHRTFEQLIDYVEAGDLLVMNDTRVIPARLFGAKKDTGAKVEILLLKPLGEDRWEALVKPGKRMQLGAVAVFGVNADGAEEEEPLLTAEVVEALDMGGRVLQFSYTGIFNEILDRLGEMPLPPYIKEQLSERERYQTVYAKHEGSAAAPTAGLHFTEAYLDKLQAKGVRLAFVTLHVGLGTFRPVSVDTIEEHRMHEEYYMLSPETAALINETKMKGKRVIAVGTTSARTLETAAGLSRKQAGDDAKEQLVIQPSQGWTSIFIYPGYTFGVVDALLTNFHLPKSTLLMLISALAGRTNVLQAYEEAVREQYRFFSFGDAMLIY; encoded by the coding sequence ATGGATGTAGAAGCTTTCGATTTTGAACTACCTGAATCATTGATTGCCCAGACGCCGCTGCTTAATCGCACGGCGTCTAGACTGCTTACGCTGAACAAACAATCAGGTGAGATTAGTCACCGGACTTTTGAGCAGCTAATTGATTATGTAGAAGCCGGGGATTTACTCGTGATGAATGACACACGAGTCATTCCAGCACGGCTTTTTGGTGCGAAGAAAGACACCGGCGCCAAAGTGGAGATTTTGCTCCTGAAGCCCCTGGGCGAGGATCGTTGGGAGGCTTTGGTAAAGCCTGGGAAACGCATGCAATTAGGAGCTGTGGCTGTTTTCGGCGTGAACGCCGATGGGGCCGAGGAAGAAGAACCTTTATTAACAGCGGAAGTTGTGGAAGCCCTAGATATGGGTGGTCGTGTGCTCCAATTTAGTTATACGGGCATTTTCAATGAGATTCTTGACCGATTAGGCGAGATGCCGCTTCCTCCTTATATTAAGGAGCAGTTATCCGAGCGGGAACGTTATCAAACGGTATATGCCAAGCATGAAGGCTCAGCTGCTGCACCAACGGCAGGGCTGCACTTTACCGAAGCCTACTTGGATAAACTTCAAGCTAAGGGTGTCCGTCTTGCATTTGTCACCTTGCATGTCGGGCTTGGGACATTCCGACCTGTATCCGTAGACACCATTGAAGAGCATCGAATGCACGAGGAGTATTATATGCTGTCACCTGAAACGGCAGCACTAATTAATGAAACAAAAATGAAAGGTAAGCGTGTGATTGCTGTGGGGACTACATCTGCGCGAACGTTAGAAACAGCAGCTGGTTTGAGCCGTAAACAAGCAGGTGACGACGCTAAGGAACAATTAGTTATTCAGCCTTCACAGGGCTGGACTTCCATTTTTATTTATCCGGGGTATACGTTCGGTGTGGTGGATGCTTTGTTAACCAATTTCCACTTGCCTAAGTCAACCCTGCTTATGCTGATTAGCGCATTAGCTGGGCGAACGAATGTGTTGCAAGCTTATGAAGAAGCTGTTCGAGAGCAGTATCGCTTTTTTAGTTTTGGAGATGCCATGTTAATTTACTAA
- a CDS encoding post-transcriptional regulator codes for MNGEDNDQVPHHPEDIKNEQSEVSETASIDSDEDEVSLTDIELNELIESLCLSKVEEFIMLGYEHVSGKDIWDCVSDKYRKTGVPSLHQIVNDILSLKSTAFMNWMTISMYRGAQF; via the coding sequence ATGAACGGAGAAGATAACGATCAAGTACCTCATCATCCTGAGGACATTAAGAATGAACAGTCAGAGGTTAGCGAGACAGCATCCATAGACTCAGATGAAGATGAGGTTTCCCTTACGGATATAGAACTCAATGAGCTTATCGAAAGCTTATGTCTAAGCAAAGTTGAAGAATTTATTATGCTTGGCTACGAACATGTGAGCGGGAAAGATATATGGGATTGCGTTAGTGACAAATACCGTAAAACAGGTGTCCCTTCGCTCCATCAAATCGTAAATGACATTTTGTCGCTCAAATCAACGGCGTTCATGAACTGGATGACGATTAGTATGTATAGAGGGGCCCAATTCTAA
- a CDS encoding phosphatase PAP2 family protein: MSPFHSMTHATVYIVITVLIFLIAATRKSPFNIAGSFVQEIFTSRKYLIHFVALITILFFNKVEMWVEKSIDIKTDFTKSIYGIEGNFVSAIQHFFHNDTLTLVSSYFYVVIFPAVMIASIALYTYQKNYKLFYAICYALMFNYMIAIPFYLFFPVNEVWSFHPNVKLLILDVFPTFEQDYRPLSGLDNCFPSLHTSISVSMAVIAVKSRSTFWKIFVPCSSAFIIFTIFYLGIHWLSDMCAGVVLGVVAARVGLRIADGRLVLGEQALLKRLKNNEL, encoded by the coding sequence ATGAGCCCTTTTCATTCTATGACGCATGCAACGGTCTATATAGTGATTACTGTTTTAATTTTCCTGATTGCTGCGACACGCAAAAGTCCATTTAATATTGCTGGAAGCTTTGTTCAAGAAATATTTACTTCTCGAAAGTATCTCATTCACTTTGTGGCACTGATTACGATCCTATTTTTTAATAAAGTCGAGATGTGGGTTGAAAAAAGCATCGATATCAAAACCGATTTCACCAAGTCGATCTATGGCATTGAAGGCAACTTTGTTTCAGCCATTCAGCACTTTTTCCATAACGATACATTGACTTTAGTAAGCAGTTATTTTTATGTGGTCATTTTTCCTGCTGTAATGATAGCATCGATTGCACTTTATACGTACCAAAAAAATTATAAACTTTTTTACGCCATTTGCTACGCACTCATGTTCAACTATATGATCGCTATTCCATTCTATCTGTTTTTCCCAGTTAACGAAGTTTGGTCGTTTCATCCTAATGTTAAGCTTTTAATCCTAGATGTGTTCCCAACCTTTGAGCAAGATTATCGGCCACTCTCTGGACTTGATAATTGTTTCCCAAGCTTGCATACATCGATCTCGGTTTCGATGGCAGTAATTGCAGTGAAGAGCCGCAGTACGTTTTGGAAAATATTCGTTCCTTGCTCTTCGGCATTTATTATTTTCACGATCTTTTATCTGGGCATCCACTGGTTGTCTGACATGTGTGCCGGAGTTGTGCTTGGTGTCGTAGCAGCCAGAGTTGGCTTACGCATTGCCGACGGCCGTCTCGTTCTTGGCGAGCAAGCTCTGCTAAAACGCTTAAAGAATAATGAACTATAA
- a CDS encoding SLC13 family permease, protein MTEFSQGPALWQAIIALIIFAAAYVCILIEKWDRMYTVLGGALLMVIVGIVPLGKAVTIYANWRVLLLITSLFVISSVFQKTGIIDYTASHILRKFRLKPITVLLSLSVLSAIISALLDGLLAIAVLVPILLKTTKMMKLSPVPFLISILLSVNIGGAATLMGNLPNRMIGAAENISNGEMLIKLGPLVIILLANVYLVIWLIYGKKMIVAESYKRELLTLQPASYLASDRWFLAGSCLITGLTLLALFLQGVLGWNASYIAACGAVTLLALNYKELVQLVKRRDYLSVWQGLRETQLLFFFGLFIMIGGLTYAGISGFIAMRGLEISQGNIPFLSILLLWLTGFGSAMMDYIPYTAAMIPIVDHMGSMLQNANGISTVSSLWWSLIVGTAVGSGVTLLSSMTSMYAAALSDQEGGGLTQRGYFIVAAPISLLLFIAATIYFKLFL, encoded by the coding sequence ATGACGGAATTTTCTCAAGGTCCAGCTTTATGGCAAGCTATTATTGCCTTAATCATTTTTGCCGCGGCTTATGTTTGTATCTTGATTGAGAAATGGGATCGGATGTATACAGTATTAGGTGGAGCCCTTCTGATGGTAATTGTGGGTATTGTTCCTCTTGGAAAGGCAGTTACAATTTACGCGAACTGGCGAGTTCTTTTACTTATTACAAGCTTATTTGTTATTTCAAGCGTTTTTCAGAAAACCGGTATTATCGATTACACGGCAAGTCATATTCTACGAAAGTTTCGTTTAAAGCCAATTACAGTTCTACTTAGTTTGTCAGTCCTTTCTGCGATCATATCAGCGCTTTTGGACGGTTTACTAGCTATAGCTGTACTGGTGCCCATCTTGCTGAAGACGACGAAAATGATGAAATTGTCACCAGTCCCTTTTCTGATTAGCATTCTCTTATCCGTGAATATTGGAGGAGCTGCAACGCTCATGGGGAATTTGCCTAACCGAATGATTGGAGCTGCAGAGAACATATCAAATGGGGAAATGCTTATAAAGCTCGGGCCTCTTGTAATTATCTTGCTGGCCAACGTATATCTCGTAATATGGTTGATTTACGGGAAGAAGATGATTGTGGCAGAGTCGTATAAAAGAGAGCTGCTTACTTTACAACCCGCCTCTTATTTGGCTTCAGATCGATGGTTCCTTGCTGGGAGCTGTTTAATCACCGGACTGACGTTGTTGGCTTTGTTCCTTCAAGGTGTTCTTGGATGGAATGCTTCGTATATTGCTGCATGTGGGGCAGTGACTTTATTGGCTTTAAACTATAAAGAACTAGTCCAATTGGTGAAAAGAAGAGATTATCTTTCTGTATGGCAAGGTTTGAGAGAAACACAATTGCTCTTTTTCTTTGGATTATTCATCATGATTGGCGGTTTAACATATGCGGGGATTAGCGGATTTATTGCAATGAGAGGTTTAGAAATCAGTCAAGGGAACATCCCCTTCTTATCCATTCTTCTGTTATGGCTTACTGGCTTTGGCTCTGCCATGATGGACTACATTCCTTATACGGCAGCCATGATTCCAATCGTAGATCATATGGGCAGCATGCTGCAAAATGCAAATGGTATCTCAACCGTTTCCTCCTTATGGTGGTCCTTAATCGTTGGAACTGCCGTTGGGAGCGGGGTAACTCTTCTGAGTTCTATGACCAGCATGTATGCGGCCGCTCTTTCTGATCAGGAAGGAGGAGGGCTAACTCAACGTGGCTATTTTATCGTGGCAGCCCCAATTTCCCTGCTTTTATTCATAGCAGCTACTATTTATTTCAAGTTGTTTCTGTAG